The proteins below are encoded in one region of bacterium:
- a CDS encoding ATP-binding protein, with translation MAKTLRYQPVLLDLAKSDWRDLGRSLTKITELDAHSLEVQRVGIWLFNPERSAIVCEELYLLQEDQHLRGTVLYAKDYPRYFQALEESRILPAEDAVNDPRTSEFAEGYLKPQGISSMMDVPVRLEGKVVGILCHEHVGEKREWSPEDQEFATSVADMVSLAYTAAARHRAEAALHEKTQELERSNQELESFAYVASHDLQEPLHSIIAFVDRLNGMKTAELEEKGGDLLLRMQRSALRMQRLIDDLLEYSRIGLRKGPMERIELKPFLAELAADLEYRLNESGGRLEVAAAPDVSADPFQVRRLFQNLIANSLKFRRPGVAPLVKVSGRVLEGRFCEIEVEDNGIGFEEKYAEQIFKPFTRLNPHSAFEGSGIGLAVCRKIVERHGGTITARSVPGKGSRFCFTLPSAGKASTAS, from the coding sequence ATGGCCAAGACCTTACGCTATCAACCCGTCCTTTTAGACCTCGCCAAATCCGACTGGCGCGATTTGGGCCGCTCCCTCACCAAGATCACCGAATTGGATGCCCACAGCCTGGAGGTCCAGCGGGTCGGCATCTGGCTCTTCAACCCCGAGCGCAGCGCGATCGTCTGCGAGGAATTGTACCTGCTCCAGGAAGACCAACACCTGCGCGGAACCGTCCTCTACGCCAAGGATTATCCCAGATATTTCCAGGCCCTCGAGGAAAGCCGGATCCTGCCGGCCGAGGACGCCGTCAACGACCCGCGGACCTCGGAGTTTGCCGAAGGCTATCTCAAGCCCCAAGGCATCTCCTCGATGATGGACGTGCCGGTCCGCCTGGAAGGAAAAGTCGTCGGCATCCTCTGTCACGAGCACGTCGGCGAGAAGCGCGAATGGTCGCCGGAGGATCAGGAATTCGCCACTTCGGTGGCCGATATGGTCTCGCTGGCCTACACCGCCGCCGCCCGGCATCGGGCCGAGGCGGCCCTGCATGAAAAAACCCAGGAGCTCGAGCGGTCGAACCAGGAGCTGGAGAGTTTCGCCTACGTCGCCTCCCACGACCTGCAGGAGCCGCTCCATTCGATCATCGCCTTTGTCGACCGATTGAACGGCATGAAGACCGCCGAGCTCGAGGAAAAGGGCGGCGATCTCCTGCTCCGCATGCAAAGGTCGGCCTTGCGGATGCAACGGCTCATCGACGATCTCTTGGAGTATTCGCGGATCGGCTTGCGCAAGGGCCCGATGGAGCGGATCGAGCTGAAGCCTTTCCTGGCCGAGCTCGCGGCCGACCTCGAATACCGCTTGAACGAGAGCGGCGGTCGCCTCGAGGTCGCGGCCGCGCCCGACGTCTCGGCCGACCCCTTCCAGGTCCGCCGTCTGTTTCAGAACCTCATCGCCAATTCCTTGAAGTTTCGCCGGCCCGGGGTCGCTCCCCTGGTCAAGGTTTCGGGCCGGGTTCTGGAGGGGAGATTTTGCGAGATCGAGGTCGAGGACAACGGGATCGGTTTCGAGGAGAAGTACGCCGAGCAGATCTTCAAGCCCTTCACCCGGCTCAACCCCCATTCGGCCTTCGAGGGCAGCGGCATCGGCCTGGCGGTCTGCCGCAAGATCGTGGAGCGCCACGGCGGGACCATCACGGCCCGAAGCGTTCCGGGGAAGGGCTCGCGCTTTTGCTTCACCTTGCCATCGGCAGGCAAGGCTTCGACCGCTTCTTAA
- the bioD gene encoding dethiobiotin synthase, whose amino-acid sequence MAGLFITGTDTGVGKTLVTAGIAAYLKERGLDVAAMKPVESGCLSGSPESDSVFLKKTIPLADDLDLINTYAFEPPLAPGLAARLEGVEISFDRILENFHRLELLHRWVLVEGAGGLRVPLAPNREVSDLIAAMKLPVLVVARMALGTVNHSLLTLEALERRGLEVAGLVFNGVAKEMDASARHNVELLAERSRVPIWGVLGHLEKARDRSELLAKVRVGLGPALERYFEIGC is encoded by the coding sequence ATGGCCGGCCTCTTCATCACCGGCACCGACACCGGCGTCGGCAAGACCCTGGTCACCGCCGGGATCGCGGCCTACCTCAAGGAGCGGGGCCTCGACGTCGCGGCGATGAAGCCGGTGGAGAGCGGCTGCCTTTCGGGCTCGCCGGAGAGCGATTCGGTCTTCTTGAAAAAGACGATCCCGCTGGCCGACGATTTGGATTTGATCAACACTTACGCCTTCGAGCCGCCCTTGGCCCCGGGCCTGGCCGCCCGGCTCGAAGGGGTGGAGATTTCCTTCGACCGGATCCTGGAGAATTTCCACCGGCTCGAGCTCTTGCATCGCTGGGTTTTGGTGGAGGGGGCCGGCGGTTTGCGGGTGCCCTTGGCTCCAAACCGGGAGGTCTCCGACTTGATCGCCGCCATGAAGCTGCCGGTCTTGGTCGTGGCCCGGATGGCCCTGGGCACGGTGAACCATTCGCTGCTCACCTTGGAAGCCTTGGAGCGGCGGGGCCTCGAGGTCGCCGGCTTGGTCTTCAATGGCGTCGCCAAGGAAATGGACGCCTCGGCCCGTCACAACGTCGAGCTCTTGGCCGAGCGGAGCCGGGTTCCGATCTGGGGAGTCTTGGGCCATCTCGAAAAGGCCCGGGACCGAAGCGAATTGCTGGCCAAGGTTCGGGTCGGTCTCGGTCCAGCCTTGGAGAGGTATTTCGAAATTGGATGCTAA
- the bioF gene encoding 8-amino-7-oxononanoate synthase → MSLQRLQNKLAELESEGRLRGLREVASPQGRILRQGGREYLNFSSNDYLGLAASPELKAAFARGIERWGTGSGASRLVNGSLKPFHDLERALAEFKGTEAALLFNSGYHANLGALSCLLGEGDLVFSDELNHASMIDGLRLSKAERLLYRHNDLNDLREKMVRARAQGKNGQFLIAAETVFSMDGDRAPLDGLLALAAELDAWLYLDEAHATGIFGPSGAGCFEAFRRDPRGKDRVIQMGTVGKALGCFGAYVAGPRVLIDYLVNRARPFIYTTALPPALAEAALEALRLVGAKPELRQGLWRNIEQVQAAGRPLESPILPIIVGSSEKALQASRALFEQGLWVSAIRPPTVAEGSARLRVTLSAFHEPADLVRLLRALEGF, encoded by the coding sequence GTGAGCTTGCAGAGACTCCAAAACAAGCTGGCTGAGCTGGAGTCGGAAGGCCGGCTGCGCGGTCTCCGCGAAGTCGCGAGTCCCCAAGGCCGCATCCTGCGCCAAGGCGGACGCGAATACCTCAATTTCTCCTCCAACGATTATTTAGGCTTGGCTGCTTCGCCGGAGCTGAAGGCCGCCTTCGCCCGCGGCATCGAGCGCTGGGGCACCGGTTCCGGCGCCTCCCGCTTGGTCAATGGCTCGCTGAAGCCCTTTCACGATTTGGAACGGGCCTTGGCCGAGTTCAAGGGAACCGAGGCCGCCTTGCTCTTCAATTCCGGCTATCACGCCAACTTGGGGGCCTTGAGCTGCCTGCTCGGCGAAGGCGACCTGGTTTTCTCCGACGAGCTGAACCACGCCTCGATGATCGACGGCCTCCGCCTTTCCAAAGCGGAACGTTTGCTCTATCGCCATAACGATTTGAACGATTTGCGCGAGAAGATGGTCCGAGCCCGGGCCCAGGGTAAAAACGGTCAGTTTCTCATCGCCGCCGAAACGGTCTTCTCGATGGACGGCGACCGGGCGCCGCTCGACGGCCTGCTCGCCTTGGCGGCCGAGCTCGACGCCTGGCTTTATCTCGACGAGGCTCACGCCACCGGGATCTTCGGCCCGAGCGGCGCCGGCTGCTTCGAAGCTTTTCGCCGCGATCCACGCGGCAAAGATCGCGTCATTCAGATGGGCACCGTGGGCAAGGCCCTGGGCTGCTTCGGCGCCTACGTCGCCGGGCCGCGGGTCTTGATCGATTATCTCGTCAATCGAGCTCGCCCCTTCATCTACACGACGGCGCTTCCGCCGGCCTTGGCCGAGGCGGCCTTGGAAGCTTTGCGCTTGGTCGGCGCCAAGCCCGAGCTCCGCCAAGGCCTGTGGCGAAACATCGAGCAGGTCCAAGCGGCGGGCCGCCCGCTGGAATCGCCGATCCTGCCGATCATCGTCGGAAGCTCCGAAAAAGCCCTGCAAGCGAGCCGAGCTTTGTTCGAACAAGGCCTCTGGGTCAGCGCGATCCGCCCGCCCACCGTGGCCGAGGGCAGCGCCCGGCTCCGGGTCACGCTGAGCGCCTTCCACGAGCCCGCGGATTTGGTCCGATTGCTCCGGGCGCTGGAGGGATTTTAG